DNA sequence from the Candidatus Zixiibacteriota bacterium genome:
CGACCGAATCCGACCTGTTTACCGGCAATGTCTTTCTGGCAGAGCCTATCTATGTTGACAAGACCGGCGCCGATTCGGTCGCCGTCGGTGATGCTGTAATCTATCCGGAGACAGCCTGCCAGGACAACCGCGCCACCGCCCTTAACGCTGTCATGGCGCACGAATATGGGCATCAATTAGGACTGGTTGACCTGTACAATACTTTCAATTTCTTCACGCAGGTCGGCGATTTTGCCCTGATGGACAATAACGGTTTTGGTACCGGTATCGACTTTGGCTTTTCGGTGGGACGAGTCTTTGGTGTGATGCCGGTTTATCCCGAAGCCTGGTCGCGCGCCTTTCTTGGTTTTGTTGATGTGGTCGAGTACCGGCAGGGGACCGATATTGAACTGGTCGCGGCAGAGATGTCGGCTCTCGGCACCAAAGTTGCTAAGATTCCTATCTCCGCCTTCGAATATTATCTGCTGGAAAACCGTCAAGTTGAAGTTGATGGTCTCCAGACGGCGATTCTGGCTGATTCGGCGACTTCGGTAATCCTGGGACCCGTGAACTTCAATAAAGAGTTTACGCATGAATATGACCTTCTTCTTCCCGGCTCCGGAATTCTAATCTGGCATGTCGATGAGCGAGTCGCCGCCATGGACTTTGACGGTGACGGTTATAATAATTTTGACGAGAATACCCTTCAGGTCAATCCGGAACTCCGTTTCCTGGAACTGATGGAGGCTGACGGTCTGGTCAATTTCGGCGGGTATTATTATTCTGGCTATGGAACTCAGCAGGATATGTATTACGCCGGCAATAACAGCTCTTTTACCCCCAATACCAATCCGCCTTCGATTGGCCATTACGGCGTCAACAGCCATATTCGCGTGACCGATATATCTGTCTCGGGAGTCAGGATGAATTTTGACCTGGAATTGGATTTTGTTTCTTCCGGTTTCCCCCAGAGAGCCGGGTATCCACGTTATGGGCTGGCTCCGGTGAGTGTTGACCTGGACAATAATGGAGTTCCCGAAGTAGTTGTGGCATCAGGACGCAATCTTCTCGTTATGAGAGATGACGGCACCGATTTCCTGCCCGCCGGCGCGCCTGTCTATGACACCGCATACTCCTTCACCGGTCCCAAAGCGCACCAGTTGCCGCTTTTCGCTCAGACTTCTGAATTCATAACGGCCGGACCGGTGATGGGTCGATTCCCCTTCGGAAAAGACTCCCTGCATATCGCCGTAGGCGGCGGCTTCCGCGTCTATATATACACTCTGGCCGACAACAACAATGACGGCCTGGCTGACCTCCGAAGCCCGGCTATCTCGGTAAACGGTCCTGAAGTCATGGCTCTCTGGTTTACTGATGACAATTCTTTTGATTCCTTATATCTGGCGGTTCGGAACTCCGACAACCTGCATTTTCACCTCGAGAAAATCGGCGGCAGCGTGCCAGTGCCGGCATCTCCCAATGTTCCCGGAAGAGAGCTTTATGGGATAGTTTCGCTCAACAAGAGAACGGTGCTGATTACAGGCGACAGCCTGCAAACGCGAATCTATCTGATTACCCCAAGAGGAGCCTTCCCCTTCGGTGATACTGTTTCCTATGACCTGAACGGTCTATACCGTTATGGGCCTGTTGCTGTTGACCTCGATCGGGACGGCAAGCCGGAGGTTATCGTCGTCAGCGCCGACGGCGTCGTGAAGGCGGTCACCGTTGATACCTCCGGGGCGCCGACTTTTGCCGATTATGACCAGATTCAATTGGAAGACTCGGTCTTTGCCAATCCCGCTCTGGCTGACCTGGATGATGACGGCTACGCCGATATTATCATAGGCGCTCAAGGGAAGATTCATGCTCTCGATAGAAACTTCATAACCCTTCTCGACTTCCCCCTGATTATTGACCGCGCCTATCCGAGCGACTTTGTCGTCGCCTCCCCGACAGTGGCTGATATTGACGGTGATGGCAGGCAGGATGTAGTCGTCATGACCGCCTCCGGCAATTGTTATGCTTTTGGGCCTGAGTTACTTTATCAGTTTCCGATTTCAGCCGGCGGCATTGGTATCAGCCCGGCGCTCACTTTCCGGAAAAGCAACGGCGGCGGGCTGGGAGTTCTTGGCGGAGATGGCTGGTTTTACTCATATGACGTCTCTTTTGATTCTGCCCGCGCCGACTGGCCCATGGGCGGAGGGAACGCCCACGGCACTTATTTTCTGCCGACGTCAAAACTGGGCGCGGTTGTTGATCTTGCCGACAATCTTCCCGCCGAAAAATTCTTCTGTTATCCCAATCCTACTCTCGACGGAAAGACAACTATCAGGTATTTTCTGGGGAGTGAAGCCTCGGTCACCCTGACCATGTACGACCTCTCCGGTAAAGAAGTTGACCGCTTCAGCCTGCCGAGCAATCGGGGAACGGTGGAATGGTCCTGGAACGGCTCGGCGTTGCCGACCGGCGTCTATCGATGTCTGTTAAAAGCCGATTTCGGCAATGATGTTCGCTCGGCATTTACCGATATTGCGATAATTAAATAGGAAAGGATAGATTGATGAAAAGACTCTTTTTCTTGGGAATGGCAACTTTGTTGGCGCTGCCGCTGAGCGCCGGGGCGCAGATGGTGGATAGAAGTGAAAGCAAGATATGGATGGAGATGGAATCGCTCAAGTCCAGCGGAACATCACATATCAGCAAATATGTCAATTACGGACAGCAGGATGACAAGGCCGGTCTCAAAGGACCAAAAGACGATAATATATATGAGTATGAATACAAATCTCCGAAACGGGCATTTCTTTACTCCTTAATCATCCCCGGTTGGGGTCAGAAATATGCCGGTTCTCACATTGCCAAGCCGCTCTTCTTCCTTGCCACCGAGGCTGCCTCCTGGGTTTTCTATTTCAAATACCGGGGAGATGGCAACGACAAAACCGATGAATACGAAGCCTTCGCCAATCTTC
Encoded proteins:
- a CDS encoding FG-GAP-like repeat-containing protein, whose protein sequence is NTTGRGRFDMRDTLTFQNEEGHMIDPSPHGREYFEKHLEALAYYYFFVSEGKLVLEWDVYPRQSDSVYHLPQTMGYYGSVNPYIGLVQYMEDCLVLADTSEPAIDFAAYDSYFLIHAGSDRQNDIGFPPTESDLFTGNVFLAEPIYVDKTGADSVAVGDAVIYPETACQDNRATALNAVMAHEYGHQLGLVDLYNTFNFFTQVGDFALMDNNGFGTGIDFGFSVGRVFGVMPVYPEAWSRAFLGFVDVVEYRQGTDIELVAAEMSALGTKVAKIPISAFEYYLLENRQVEVDGLQTAILADSATSVILGPVNFNKEFTHEYDLLLPGSGILIWHVDERVAAMDFDGDGYNNFDENTLQVNPELRFLELMEADGLVNFGGYYYSGYGTQQDMYYAGNNSSFTPNTNPPSIGHYGVNSHIRVTDISVSGVRMNFDLELDFVSSGFPQRAGYPRYGLAPVSVDLDNNGVPEVVVASGRNLLVMRDDGTDFLPAGAPVYDTAYSFTGPKAHQLPLFAQTSEFITAGPVMGRFPFGKDSLHIAVGGGFRVYIYTLADNNNDGLADLRSPAISVNGPEVMALWFTDDNSFDSLYLAVRNSDNLHFHLEKIGGSVPVPASPNVPGRELYGIVSLNKRTVLITGDSLQTRIYLITPRGAFPFGDTVSYDLNGLYRYGPVAVDLDRDGKPEVIVVSADGVVKAVTVDTSGAPTFADYDQIQLEDSVFANPALADLDDDGYADIIIGAQGKIHALDRNFITLLDFPLIIDRAYPSDFVVASPTVADIDGDGRQDVVVMTASGNCYAFGPELLYQFPISAGGIGISPALTFRKSNGGGLGVLGGDGWFYSYDVSFDSARADWPMGGGNAHGTYFLPTSKLGAVVDLADNLPAEKFFCYPNPTLDGKTTIRYFLGSEASVTLTMYDLSGKEVDRFSLPSNRGTVEWSWNGSALPTGVYRCLLKADFGNDVRSAFTDIAIIK